The genomic region gagcctccagaactgggaacTGAGGTTACTCTTGGCCTTTAAGGGCCACCGGTTCTCTGGCATAGCGGGCCCCAGGAATGaagaggggcaggggtgaggcacaCGGGAGTGGGTGAGGGAGGAAGCATGAGGCTTTCTGCACTGGGTTTATTCCCTGGCTGCAAGTGAGTGTTTCAGGCAGCAGCTGGGAATGAAGCAAGGTGCTCTGGCCCCCAAAGGCACTTTCAGTCTCTCTGTCACATCCCCGTTATAGAGAAGATCTTGAGCCCTTGGAAAGGTGGACACGTCTGAGACTTAAGGCCATAGGAGCTGAGGCTGTAGTGATGGAATCTCGGGGCCACTGGGGAGGAGCTAAAAGGAATGTGGACAAGCTGACAGGAATGAAGGGCGCTCGTCCCAGGAGCTGTGTTCAGGCGCCTCTATTTGTGTCTAGGGGGCCATGAGCATGTGTGAGGGCTCAAGCCTcgccctcctccccactgccatCCACACTGGCCTGCCTCACCACCTTCCGGAGCCTGGATGTGGAGGAACGGCCGGCCTCTGCCTGCTCCTGCAAGGCCCGGGTCCGGCTGGCCACCAGGGCGGCGCTGTTGAGGGCAACCACAGACTGGTGGGACTTCAGGGCAGGCCAAGGCCCCTTGGGACCCGGCTCGCCTCCCTTGGCCTTTGAGAGCTGAGGGAAGGGCACCGGAGGGTCTTCTTCTGAAGACTCGTTTGAAGAAAACACCTAGAAGGGTCAGAGTGCAAGAAGAATCACTGAGAAGTCTTTCCAGGGCAGAGTTATTGAGCACAAAGCCTGGGGAGGGGTAGGTGCGGAATGTTAAGTGAATGTAGAAAATCTGAGCTACTCGTGGTCGTATTTCCATAGGAGGGAAGATAGCACCCCCGCCCCACTGCCCTGCTCCTTGGCCCCCACCGGTCTTCCTTCTGGCCCCAGAAGCCCTCCTGAGCTCCCCTGCACCTGCCGTATCCTTgaggccccctcctcctcctcttgcccCCCTGCCTTTGTGCAGTCAGTCCTGAGAGCTGCAGGTGAAACACCTTCCGGGTACCGAGTGAAGACACTACCTTTAGGAACACCCACGCTCGCTCACCCATCGACCATCCATACCCagtgccacctcctccaggaagcctctcccAAATGTTCCCGCCCTCTGTAAGGAGCTCTCTTTCCTCAGGTCAGCCATCTTGGCCTCCAGTCCCGTGGTGGGTCTGGCTTCCTAAGGCAAAGGCTAGTCTCCGGTCTTCTGCTTGTGCCCtgcagcacttagcacagaggaTGCTCAACTGCCCAGCCCGTATTTGGTCACGTGAGTGCCATGACCCCTCTGTACCCCGTCCTCTGGTGGGTTCCCCTCAGATTTGGGAGGGGCCACAGAGCATCTTCTCCACCTCATCTGGGGTTGGCAGTTGGGTGTCCAGCTCTCGGCCTGGGGAGGATGCTCGTGCCATGGCTGGGCAGCCCTGCCCCTGAGGAAGCAAGTCCTTTCATCGGGCTGAGAGTTGTCTGCAGCCTTCACCCCGGGGCCGGCTCGGCTGAGAAGCCCATGCAGGTGCCTCCGGCCCCAAGGCTGCTCTGCAGCTCCCACGGAGGGCACTGCTCACTGACCGCCCACGAGGTCTCCTCGGCTGCTCTGAGGGGACAGAAGTGAGCTGCCCAGGGAATGGTCCCCATGGGAAGTTGGGCCCCAGTCctggtctctctccttcctcctgccatctgcccctcctgcttctgTCCCCTGATGTGCCTCAGTCTGGGCTCCTTCCCTAGCTCCAGCCTCACCTCTGGCAGGTCACTGGCCCCTGAAATGCTTTCCAGCTCCGAGGAAGGCTCCAGGAGGCTGATGGACCTCATGACCCCTCGGAGGTTGATACGGGGCCGTGGCCCAGGCTCCTCTTTCAGGGCTGACTGGCTCTCCTCCAAACCCATAGCCTtcacctccccactgccccctggTTCCGGCGGAAGAGGTGGGAATGGTGTAGACGTCTCCGGGGCGAGGGGCTCCTCCGGGGAAGCCCCACCCACTTTCTGCTCCCAGATGTGGCTCTGCCGGCTGGAAAGAGGTGGGCCCCGGTCAGCTTTGAGCGACCCAGCAGCCACGCCCAGCGCCCACACCCACCTGCTCCCCGGCCCCCCGGCTTGTACCTGGCGGTCAAGATGCCCTGGTAGGTCTGCAGCTGGCGCAGAAAGCCGGGGTTGGGGCGGGCGATGGGCCGGAGCTCCTGCACGTGGCGCAGAGCCTGCTCCAGACTCCAGCCATACTGCTTCATGGCATAAGCTATCACCGTGGCAGCTGAGCGGCTGACGCCCATCTTGCAGTGGACTAGCACCCGAGTGCCCTGTGCTCTGCGGAGGCAGAACACGGTCagcccccgccccttccccgccccatCGCTGTGAGGGGCCCTGCGGTGTGGGAGAAGGACAGGGAGTGCTCCgcccagagcaggggagggagtcAAGACCCTGAGGGCCGGGAGAGGTCCTGAGCCGGAGGGAAGAGGCAAGGGGACCACTTGAAGCTGGGGCAGGCAGAGCCCCACCTCGCGGCCTCCACGAAGCCGTGCGTCTCCTTCCAGTGGGGTAGCAGCTGGGCTGACTCCTCATCCCAGAGGCGCACGTTGTGGTAGATGAAGCGATCGGGGTAGAAGTTGTCAATCTCGCGGGCCACGTTCAAGATGTGGCTGACCCTGTAGCGGAGGGTATGCGGCCCGGCTGACGTTGCCAGGGGCACCAGGCCCATTGGCCAGCAGACCCGGCCGACCCTGCTGGTTCTGTTTAGTCCTTGGTTCTGAGAGTCGGGTGGGGACGGTGCAGACGTGAGGGGAGAAGGTGGCCGTGACCCTGAGCGAATCATGCCGCCCCACTGGGGTTTGAGTTTCCCCCTCTGGTCCAGGTAGCTGCTGGGCTGACGGAAGCACTAAGCCCACTAGTCTCAGAAGTCAGTGGGAGGACAGCTTTGATCTAAGCTGAGACCGGGTGGATCTGCAGCAGCTGGGTGACGGTGACGGGGGCCACAGTAGGTTTCCCGGGAGCCCGTGGGGACAAATGGCAGGAACCAAGGAGGGCAGGCAGCCAGCCCCACTGCCTGTCTCTGTGAGATGCGGTCAGGTGGAGAGGGGCTTTTCTGCTTGGGAAAGGCCCTCAGGGCGCCCACCTCACTGCCGCCCCTCTTCTCTGTGTCACTGCGGCCTTCCATATGGGGCTTGCTTTACAGAGTGGGGAGGAAGCGGGCCGGGGGAGCTGCCAGCAGGGCCCCAAGACCttgcaggggggagggggtcgGAGGCAGAGCTAGcagctgctgggggggggggatctgggGGTTTCTGGCCAGGTCGCCCCTTGGGGTGAGGCCAAGGGAAGGGGAAGACACAGGCTAGGTTGTCCTGAGGGGCCCGGAGCCCTACCTGTTCCTCTGTAGCTCCTCCAGGTTTGCCGCATTCCACTCTGAGCCCTGCGGAGGGACAGAAGCTTCACCCTCCGGCTCCCCCACCTGCGGCGCCCTCACGCCCGCCCTCACCCTGCTGCTCACCAGGTAGAGGTGGGGGAAGATGCGGGAGGCGCGGTCCTGCTGGGCCATGAGCAGCAGCATCTGGTTATCAATGAAGTCGCGGTACTGTTGGAGAGGACGGCCCAGGCGCAACTCCAGGGCCTGGCGGATCTGCAGGCGGAGCCaaaggggaggagaggctgggggggggggtgccttgCAAGTGTCCTGATGCCCCGCCCTTCCCTGCGGGGCCTCAGAGGACAGCACCTGTCCATCTAGGCAGAGGAGCTGAAGCCAGGCGCGGGGGACTGGCTCAGGACTGGGGGAAAGCTCTGCCCCCGTGGGAGgattctccacccccacccccatcccccactccccacccccacccccacccccaccccccggcccggGGCCCAGCTCTCTCCTGGCCCCCGCTCCTCCCCAGCACCAGCccagcttttattattttttttgagtaagCTCTACACGCgacgtgggggcttgaactcatgaccccgatgtcaagagtcgcatgcagcaccgactgagccagacacGGAACCCCCCCGGCCCACCTCTTTGGAAGTGACGCTCTCCAGGTCGCTGGTGTCCAGCACCTCCCACAGCTCAGCCCGGATCGCCTGCTCCATCTGCTCCTGCTCTGAGGGCCTGGGAGCCGAGCCGGTCAGTCCAAGAACCCCTTCCCAGCTCCGCCATggcaccctcccctctcctcccctgcccgcacTGACCGGCCAGGCTCGGCGCTGGGAGGCCGCAGGGATTCCAGGTCGGCCATGGCCATCCACTCGTTGAGGCAGCTCTGGTCAGAGCTCAGTCTGTCCTGGTAGTATCCAGCCCAGGTAAGGGCACTACCCCCTGGCACAAGACCGCTGCCAAGAGCCGCCTCACATGCCTGGTGCAACACCTGGAGTGTGGCCCTAGGACAGAGGATGGGCTGGGTCACACTCTCCTCCCTGCcgcccctccccagaccctccGACCGGCTCTGAGAAGAGGAGGCCGGCCGGAGACCGGGCCGCCCTAACCCTTACCACATGGTCTGGATGGAGATGGGCTTGAAGATTCGGCTCTGCCCACCGGACGTCACACTGAAGCCCCTGAGGGAGACCAGGTGTGGGTAGAATccaactccaggctctgggacAGACCTCCTGAGAGGCCAACCTACTTGCCACCTCGTGAGGCTGGCCCTCagaatatgtacacacacagcaTTTGGGCTTCAAAATGAGCCCCGTTTGCCACACCTGGGGTggccgaggcccagagaagttaggcGACTTGCCTAGAGTCACACAGCAAATCCAAGATGGAGCTGAGTCGGCCCAGGCCCCAGATACCCAGCCTGCGTTTCTTCCACTGCTCCCCACTGCCCAGTCACTCTATCCGGTCCATCACCCTGCCGAccgccctctcccctctctcctccctccagtcGCCATCTCTTACCCGTCTCCATCTAGGTACACCTGGGTGTCACTCCAGAGAGGTAAGACCAGGCCCAGGGTGCAGCTCGGGGAGCTGGCAGGGGACAGAAGAAAAGCCATTGTTCCCCAGCATCTCACTTCCttgcccccctcccttcctctccctgctcgcACCTGCTGTCGGGGAAATCCACTCCCAAGAGGACTGTCTCATCCTGGCTCTGATGTTCTCTTGTGGAAACTACCAGCAGGTAGCGGAGCCGAGGGGGCCGTGCCGCCTCCAGCTGGGCTGCctggggaagatggggagggggaagccCAGGGTCACAGCGGCCCAAGAAGAccctgcaccccccgccccccccccacctgacaTACACGTGGGCCTAGAAGAGACCTGCTGCCTGCTTGCTCTGTGCCCATCCTCCTCTTCCCAGATTCCAGATTGGTAGTGATAACCCAGTGGCTGCCAACTTTGGGATTCCATGGTCCAACAGAATGTTTAAGATGATTTTTCGTAAAGGGGGTGTGTATGGAAAAAAGGGGAGAATGGGCCTAGCACCCATTGCCCATCTTCCATTTCTGCCCAggaaagaggtttaaaaaaaaaaaaacaaaaacctttcccACTTGCCATTACCATCATTTGATTCAAGAAAGGTTTCTCATCAAAGAAATACTAAAGACAATCTCATAACAAAGGACAGTGCTTCCGTGGAATAAATTCAGCTTTCGGAAAGACtgcctccattttgtttttctcatcttgCTGCAGACAGTGAGATGCCCCACAGGCATCTGGGAACTGGTCCACCggctcccacctctgccccaccccgcctGGCGCCCCTCCAGCTCAGCAGGCCCTCTGGAGCGCCCGGCCAGGCCTGAGGTGTGCGCACAACTCATGGGGTCAGGAAGGTCCTGTGCTGGTTGCACAGAACCCCACCTCCGTGTAATTCCCAGCTCTTGGACCTGATCGGGCCTTACAGGCTCATGCAGGGCAGACCCCCATCATTTCCCGCTCCTCCAGAGACCTGAAGACGTGATCGTGCCCTGTTTAAACAACTAGCTGAACCGGGAGGCTCATCAGGGTTTGGGGGATCCGTATTACTTGCCCTCGTACCACTGCTCCCCAGCAGACACACACGGTGGCTCCCTTCTACCCtcgcctcccccccctccccccctcaagagctggctctctccccttctcagaGGGCTCAGCGGCCCCTCACCAGGCGGATGTCGTCCTGTGGCCTCAGCAGCTCCACCATGAGGTGCAGGTGCTGACTCTGCTCCTGCTTCTGGGGACTCTGGGGCCCCTGCCCATCGTCTGTCTGGTCGCTGTGGGGCTGTTCTTCCCCCGGGGGTCCCTCCACTGCCTCAGGGCCAGCGTCAGCTGCTTCTCCATTGTCCTCTCCGTCCTGCAGTCCCAGGACAGCCCCACGGAGCACTGCAAAGCTCTGCCTGGTAGGGCAGCAGGGAAACCACTTTACGTCCGTCATCCCCCTCAAGGCAGACGTGCATCAGATTCACCCACCAGGCTTGTTAGAACAAGTGTTGGGCCCCGTCCCGGGGGAGTCAACAGGTCTGGGGCGGaggcctgagaatgtgcatttctaaggAGTTCCCAAGTGCTGAGGCCACCACATTTGGGGAACTACTGTCTTGGAGGCTGCCAAGCCCCCGAGCCACTTGtttaagtgggggggggggggcaagggttgctccctttcccttcccccctgcCTATCTCAGGAGATGCTGTAAACTTGGTGGGGACCCAGGAGCCCTTGGGCTCTGCCGTCCCATCCCTGCCCTTTGGCTTGTGACTACTGACCCGAGCCAAGGTCCAGAATAGTGGTGGAGGAGCCCTGACTGACCGGGAGGAAGATAAAAGCAAAGGCAGCCCGGTCAGCACTGCAAGCCCACTGTGCCCACCAGCAACATTGCCCCACATATGCAGTAGTTGGTTCGGGCCGAGTCCTCCAGTAGGGCGGGGGCCAGGCCTGGCAGCTGGAGGTAGTTGTCTCTGTCCGGGAGAGGTCCTCACCTTCGCTGGAGCCGGCTTCTCTGCTTGGATGCCTGGTCCTGCTGAGAAAGCAGCCCCCGGGGCAGAGTGAGGTGGGGGGTGGCAAGGACTCTCCTCTCTGCTATCAAGGCTGTGGGGGTGGGATCGCCCCACCCCCCAACTGGAGACTGGAACCAGGAAAGATGTCAGATCCCTTCCCACCCCAGTCCACTCCCCACCTGGAGGCACCGCGGGGGAGCCTGGGCAAAGGTCCAGGTAGGGCAGctggggtgagtgggtgggggtgCTGGAGGTGTCCAAGGGGTTGGCCCAGATCTGGGCCTGGAAGAGGGTAGGGCCTCCGCAGGCTGGGCTGGTGTTCGGGGCTCCGGATCTTGCCTTGGTCTAAGTTCTTGGGAGCCTCCAGACCCCCTCCCAGTCCCCTCCAGCGAGACACTTAGGGTCCCTCTTCCCACACCCCCAGCCTCAAGGGGAGGCTGGCAGTGGGCAGGACGCGCTCCCCGGGGCCCAGCTGGCAGCCAACTGCGTGGGCCGGAGCACGGCAAAGCCAGACTTACCGTGGGCCCTACAGGCGTGGAGTGGCCGCTGGCCGGAGGGGAGCGGCTCACTGTGACCAGGGCCATGGGGCCAGGCCGGGCACACCTGGGCCCGTCCGGGTACGGTGCCCTACCACGGCCCCACGGACAGTCCCTGCCCCGCAGGACCAGGAAGGAGAGACCGGAGCCACCAGGGCCTGGC from Panthera uncia isolate 11264 chromosome D1, Puncia_PCG_1.0, whole genome shotgun sequence harbors:
- the SSH3 gene encoding protein phosphatase Slingshot homolog 3 isoform X1 encodes the protein MALVTVSRSPPASGHSTPVGPTQDQASKQRSRLQRRQSFAVLRGAVLGLQDGEDNGEAADAGPEAVEGPPGEEQPHSDQTDDGQGPQSPQKQEQSQHLHLMVELLRPQDDIRLAAQLEAARPPRLRYLLVVSTREHQSQDETVLLGVDFPDSSSPSCTLGLVLPLWSDTQVYLDGDGGFSVTSGGQSRIFKPISIQTMWATLQVLHQACEAALGSGLVPGGSALTWAGYYQDRLSSDQSCLNEWMAMADLESLRPPSAEPGRPSEQEQMEQAIRAELWEVLDTSDLESVTSKEIRQALELRLGRPLQQYRDFIDNQMLLLMAQQDRASRIFPHLYLGSEWNAANLEELQRNRVSHILNVAREIDNFYPDRFIYHNVRLWDEESAQLLPHWKETHGFVEAARAQGTRVLVHCKMGVSRSAATVIAYAMKQYGWSLEQALRHVQELRPIARPNPGFLRQLQTYQGILTASRQSHIWEQKVGGASPEEPLAPETSTPFPPLPPEPGGSGEVKAMGLEESQSALKEEPGPRPRINLRGVMRSISLLEPSSELESISGASDLPEVFSSNESSEEDPPVPFPQLSKAKGGEPGPKGPWPALKSHQSVVALNSAALVASRTRALQEQAEAGRSSTSRLRKVVRQASVDGSGEEGEA
- the SSH3 gene encoding protein phosphatase Slingshot homolog 3 isoform X2, whose protein sequence is MALVTVSRSPPASGHSTPVGPTDQASKQRSRLQRRQSFAVLRGAVLGLQDGEDNGEAADAGPEAVEGPPGEEQPHSDQTDDGQGPQSPQKQEQSQHLHLMVELLRPQDDIRLAAQLEAARPPRLRYLLVVSTREHQSQDETVLLGVDFPDSSSPSCTLGLVLPLWSDTQVYLDGDGGFSVTSGGQSRIFKPISIQTMWATLQVLHQACEAALGSGLVPGGSALTWAGYYQDRLSSDQSCLNEWMAMADLESLRPPSAEPGRPSEQEQMEQAIRAELWEVLDTSDLESVTSKEIRQALELRLGRPLQQYRDFIDNQMLLLMAQQDRASRIFPHLYLGSEWNAANLEELQRNRVSHILNVAREIDNFYPDRFIYHNVRLWDEESAQLLPHWKETHGFVEAARAQGTRVLVHCKMGVSRSAATVIAYAMKQYGWSLEQALRHVQELRPIARPNPGFLRQLQTYQGILTASRQSHIWEQKVGGASPEEPLAPETSTPFPPLPPEPGGSGEVKAMGLEESQSALKEEPGPRPRINLRGVMRSISLLEPSSELESISGASDLPEVFSSNESSEEDPPVPFPQLSKAKGGEPGPKGPWPALKSHQSVVALNSAALVASRTRALQEQAEAGRSSTSRLRKVVRQASVDGSGEEGEA
- the SSH3 gene encoding protein phosphatase Slingshot homolog 3 isoform X3, with amino-acid sequence MALVTVSRSPPASGHSTPVGPTQDQASKQRSRLQRRQSFAVLRGAVLGLQDGEDNGEAADAGPEAVEGPPGEEQPHSDQTDDGQGPQSPQKQEQSQHLHLMVELLRPQDDIRLAAQLEAARPPRLRYLLVVSTREHQSQDETVLLGVDFPDSSSPSCTLGLVLPLWSDTQVYLDGDGGFSVTSGGQSRIFKPISIQTMWATLQVLHQACEAALGSGLVPGGSALTWAGYYQDRLSSDQSCLNEWMAMADLESLRPPSAEPGRPSEQEQMEQAIRAELWEVLDTSDLESVTSKEIRQALELRLGRPLQQYRDFIDNQMLLLMAQQDRASRIFPHLYLGSEWNAANLEELQRNRVSHILNVAREIDNFYPDRFIYHNVRLWDEESAQLLPHWKETHGFVEAARAQGTRVLVHCKMGVSRSAATVIAYAMKQYGWSLEQALRHVQELRPIARPNPGFLRQLQTYQGILTASRQSHIWEQKVGGASPEEPLAPETSTPFPPLPPEPGGSGEVKAMGLEESQSALKEEPGPRPRINLRGVMRSISLLEPSSELESISGASDLPEGQGCPAMARASSPGRELDTQLPTPDEVEKMLCGPSQI